Genomic window (Desulforapulum autotrophicum HRM2):
ATAAAACAATTTTCCTGGACATTGGCACCCTTGCCAAGCCAGGCATTCTGGAGGTAGGCCCGCTGGGCCACAAGCACATTATCGCCAATGGTGGTCAATCCCCGGGTCACGGAATAGCGGTCAAGGGAAGCCGATGAGGGAACAGGAATGGTCTGCTCAATGTTGACCACATCAAAAACCCGCTGGAACGCCTCCTTGCGATCTTCCACAAAATCGATAATTTTACCCTGGGGGGGTAAGCCGGCACCAAAATAGACATAGTCGTTGAGCCTGGGTTCAGGAAACTGGTAGTAGAAATTAAACTCGCCGGGATTTCTCACCCACACGGTTCCGGGGGGAATGTTCAGGTGGCTGATCTCCCCGGCCTGGACATAGGAAAAATTGCCGATGACGCAGTCACGCATGGTGGTCAGGTCCACTGTGGCAAAAACACCGAGGAAGCATCCGTCGCAGGGTGCCCCGTGGATGTTGGCATAATTCATGGAAATGGTGTCCTTGATAAAGAACCGCTCAAGGGACTCAGGATCATGGGAAAAGTTGTGGACCAGGGTCTTGATGAGAAAGCTGTCCTCCACATGGATCTCTTCGTTGTCCACCACGGGAATCTCATAGTCGTTGAACTGAAAAAGGTCTCCTTTTTTCTTTAATTCATCCCCCCTGATATCGCTCTTGTAGAGAAGGGAATTGCTCACCCGGCAGCGCCCCAGGAAATAACTTCCGGCAAGGTTTGAATGCCTGAATTTAAAATTCAAGGGATGGTGGGGGCTGATGCCGTAGAACCCGTAAAATTTGACCATCTGGTTGAAAGGAATCAAATCCTGGACATAGGGGTTGACATCATACTCAAGCTCCCGCAGATTTATGTTTACCCGCTGTACAATTCTGTCAAAAAGTTTTTCTATCTCTCTCATATATGTTCCCCTTTTAACCTATTTATGCACTTTTTTCATGGCCGCTATCAATGCGGAAAAGACATCGGAAAGTCTTAAAACGCCCACAACCTTGTCTTTCTTTGTGACAAGGAGAGAGAGACGATTTCTAACGGTGAGCTGGTGGACTGCAGAGTTAAGCGAAGTAGTTTCATCGATAAACTCATTTTCAGCAAGGGTCAGCATGAAATCCTCGACCTTCATTTCCATGGCAATGGGGTCTGTATACAGGTAATCTTCTGCCTTACCATCATGAAGATTCTCCTCCCGCATGGCTGCTACAAACTTTGAGCTGAAACCGAATTTGGCAATCCGGTCCACCACAGCCGTGTGCTCGGTTTTAGGTTCAAGGGCCCTGAGAAGGGTGAGCTGGCTCAGCTTGCCGATCACTTCTTTGTTTTCATCAAGGACCAGAACAATCCAGTGGGGATGAACGGACCGCTCCACATCCTTTTTTGCATTTTCAAGGGCAAGAACCGCCTCGTAAAGTGTAGACCCTCTGGCAATGGTGGCATAGTCGGAAAGGGGCACCATCAAATCTTTTACTATCTGGTTCATTAAAGAAACTCCTTTATCCGGTTAATAGAACTGACATGCAAAACAGGCCCGGGCAAAGAAATGGCACTCTTCCCCAAGTATGTCACAGGATCTATCATGTCTTTTATTTTATATCAAGCCCCTGTAATCTAAGCCCAAACAGGGATGGTCCCAAAGGTTTCACCCCCGGGGAGACCCTTCTTTACCAGGGGACGATTTTAGATATCCATAATGAATCGAATTAGTTACAAAATCGACACCCGGTTTCCGCATTTTCTTGATCTTTTTTTTTCATCATGATAGGCGTAATTTAATTTCCATGAACTCCTGGAAAGCACGCAGCCTTTAAACAAGACCGAACAGCACCGTAAGTGCTAAACATATAATGGAGGAAGATACAAATTGAAAACAAACAGTGTTAAGGACCTGATGGTCCCCCTGGCCGACTATGCAACGGTGACGGAAGATGCGTCACTCTTTGACGTCGTGCAGGCGCTAGCAACCGCCCAGGAACGATTTAACCATTCAAAATACCCCCACAGGGCCGTTATTGTCCTTGGCAAAAACGGTAAAATCGCTGGAAAGGTCGGCCAGCTTGATGTGTTAAGGGCACTGGAACCCAAGTACAGCGAAATGCTTGAAAGACAAGGTCTTGCAAAATTCGGATTCTCAAGGACCTTTATGAAATCACTTTTGACAAACTACCATCTCTGGGATTCCCCCCTCAAAGATATCTGTATTAAAGGGGCTTCCATACCCGTGTCCAAGGTCCTGACCCCCCCTTCGGAAGGAGAACTCATAGAGGAGAATGACACCCTTGACGAGGCTATTCACCAGCTGGTCCTTGGCCGGCATCAGTCCCTGCTGGTGATGAAAGAAGAGATTGTTACAGGTGTGCTTCGCCTCTCAGATGTGTTTGAAGCCTTTTCAAAGATCATCGGACAATGCCCTATAAAATAAGCTGTATAACGGCTGCAACCATTTAAAATCAGACAAATCGACTTGCCCAGAGCAGGGTACAGGTTCTTGTCACAACAAAATTTGAAACGCCTGCACCGATAATGTTTCGATGTGCGTTTCACATATAAAGATCAGACAATTCAGGAGGAAACCTTTAATGAGTGTTGAAATAGAAATGGAAAAGACAGCCAGTTTCAACTGGGTTAAAACGGCATGGCTTTTTGTGGGTATTGGACTTTTTACCCTTGTCTACTTTTCCCCGGTCTGGCCCGATGCCATCGATCCTCTGGGCAAGCACTTTGCCCTTTCAAAGGCCGGCAAAGGCGCCATTGCCGTCTTTCTCATGGCCGGAACCTGGTGGGTGTTTGAAGTGGTTCCCATTGGTGTGACAAGTCTTGCCATTGGCGTCATGCAGACCCTTTTTTTCATCCGTCCGGCCCAGGTGGCATTCAAGGATTTCATGGACCCCTCAGTCATGTTCATCTTCGGGTCCATCGTCATCGGGCTTGTGTTCACCAAAACCGGACTGACCAAACGACTGGCCTATAAGATGCTCTCCATTGTGGGGGAAAAGACCAGCATGATCTACCTTGGCTGCTTTGGCGTCACCGCAGCCCTGACCCTTATCATGGCACACACGGCCGTTGCCGCCACCATCTATCCCCTGCTCGTGGCCATCTATTCCCTTTACGGAGAGGGAAATAAACCGACCAAATTCGGCAAGGGTCTGTTCATCGGCATGGCCTATGTGGCGGGCGCAGGCTCCATCGTCACCCTTCTGGGTGCTGCCAGGGGGGCTGTTGCCATTGGTTTTTTCAAGGATATCATGGGCAAGGATATCGGTTTTTTCGAGCTGTCCTACTACATGGCGCCGGTGGGCTTTCTCATGACCGCGGCCCTTTGGGTCTATTTCATGATCGTTTTAAAGCCTGAGAAAAAAACCATCCCCGGCCTCAAAAAAAGGGCAAAAAACCTCTACATCGAGCTTGGCTCCATCACCCGAAAAGAGATCGTTGCCGCAAGCATCGTGGGGCTCTGCATCCTTGCCCTTGCCACCTTTGCCATTCTCAAGGCCTTTATTCCAGGCTTTGTTGCGCCCCATAAAACCGCTGTAATTCTTATCTCCACCATACTTTTTTTCATCACGGGTATCCTGGACATTGACGATCTGGAAGAGATTCCCTGGAACATTATTCTGCTGTTTGCCGGAGCCATGAGTATTGGTTTCTGCCTCTGGGACACGGGAGCCGCTGAATGGATGGCCATCAACTGGCTGACCATTTTCAAGGAGTCCCACTGGTTTGTATTTGTCATGAGCATCGCCTTTTTCGTCATGATGATGACCAACTTTATCATGAACGTTGCAGCCATTGCCATTTCCCTGCCCGTGGCCCTGGTCATCGCCCCCTACCTCGGGGTTTCCGGCGAAGCCATTCTCTTCTCCTCCCTTGTGGTTGCAGGCATGCCCTTTCTGCTGCTCGTGGGTGCGGCCCCCAACGCCATTGCCTATGACTCAAAACAATTTACCACGGGCGAATTTTTTCTCTATGGCGTCCCGGCAAGTATCATTCTCCTGGTCATTGTCGGCTTTTCCGTCCTGGTGCTGTGGCCCATGATGGGAATGCCCATTACCGTTGGATAAATTAAGAAAAGGGGGCGGATTTGACATCCGTCCCCTATTATCAAAATCCTTTCCATGTCTGGTCAAAGGGCGCTTGCAACTTTTAGGTGTAAATTTTAGGACAGAACAATGACAGACAGCACAGAAACAAAAGAGGCCGGTCTGCTCCCGGAAAAGGCAGCACTGCTGTTACGCCTCAAGCACGAAGGTTTCAACGTCCCCGAATTCATATATGTACCTCCCGAAGCGTTTCAAAACAACGCCTTTGGCCCCCTTGAAGCATTTCTCTCCCAGCACCAGCAGTACTACAAGGTTATCGCAAGGAGCGCCCATCCCCTGGAGAACCGTTTCAAGGGCGGTACCTTTGACTCCCTTGACACCTATGCCGATGTCCTGGGAATCACCTATGCAAGATCCAAGATCATCAAGGCGGCACGCACCAGCAAGGCCCTTTCCATCAAGCGCCAGCAAAAGTTCTTAAAGGCCCCTGCCCTCGACCTTGAGCAGATGGGTATCATCGTCATGCCCTTTGTGGAAGGGTCAAACGTCATGGCAAAGATGATCCTCAACGAGTGGGAGTTCGGATACTGCAGAAACAGACACGCCAGAATACAGTCAGACCCCTACATCACAAAGACCCCCCACGACCGGAAACTCATGGCGTTGTCCAGGCAGATACAGACCTTCCTGGAATTTCCCTGTGAAATTGAATACATCATTTCAGAAACCGGTGAAATCTTTGTGGTCCAGGCAAAGGACATCTCAAAGATTGAGGTCCTTGAACAAAAACAAGGTATCATCTCCATCCGTCTTGCCGGTGTCAAACGAATACGAAAGCGCAGAAATTACCGGGAACGACCCATCTACGTCATGGACACCAAACAGCTATACATGAAAGTCATCGCAAAATGCGAAGAGATTGTTCTCGAGGACCTGCCGCCCCGGGAGGGACTGGAACAGGCCATTGATATCATCCACGCCTTCCAGAACGAAATCGAAACCTTTGCCATGACCCACCAGCGATTTGCCATCCTGGGCATATCCATCAAGGAACCCCGGGAATTTTACCAGATTGCCAACCACTACCTTGATGACTTTCCGGACCTCCAGCAAGAACTGGCCCAGGAACTCAACAACAACCTCTATCAGATCGATTTTTTTCTCTTTGAAGCAGACACCCTTATTGCCAAAGACAGGTTGCGGGTCAACCTGGGCAGCCACGATGCCTACGGCATTGATACGGTGAGAAACCCCATGTGGAACGTCTTCTGGCATGCGGACAAGCATGAAGCAGTTACACGGGAAATCGCTCACCTGGGATTCAGCACGGGGGATACCGTTGGAATCTTCCTCAACAAAGAAGAGATTCCAACGGTGTACCGGCTCTAGGAAAAAACGAAAAACCCGGGGCTACCAAGCCTTGGAACTCATGATCTTCCTGATCTTTTCCTCGGTCTTACGTTCAACAAGAATCATCTTGTGGGCCTTGGCCTTTTTGATCTTTTCAGTGAGGCTGTTCATATCGGCCGGTTTTTCCACAAGATCCATGGCCCCGAGCTTCATGGCCTCGATCCCCTTTTCAACAGTTGCGTTACCGGTCAGAAGGATCACCTGGAGATCCGAATTAATCTTTTTCATGTTTTCAAGGGCCTCAAGGCCGTCCATCTCGGGCATGAGAAGATCAACAATAATGGCGTCAAAGGTCTCGTTTTTCACCCTTTCCAGGGCCTCTTTTGCCGAATTGGCCGTTGTTACATCCATGCCGCGGTTGCGCATCCTTTCGGACATGACGTCCAGAAAATCCTGCTCATCATCAACCAGCAATATTTTTTCACCCATGGTTATTCTCCTTTAAATATAGGTTGTATTAAAATTCGACCCAAGCCCTATCAACATATTACATGATTTCTGCATTTTCCGGAAGTTTTAACACAAGTTCCCGGGTGTCTGCAAGGGGAAGGATGTTCGCCCCAAAGACTTCCAAAAGCGCCAGATCCCAGGGCATTTTGCCACCATCCACCCCATCCACGGGAGAGAAGACAAACTCAACCCCTTTGTCGGTATTGCCAATGGTAATGGTCATGGTCCGATTTTTGCTCCTGTCAATCCCTGCAGCGACATGGGCCACGGTCTCCCATAGAAGATTCATGAACAAAAATTCATTGAGATTCATGACTACTGGTGACGCCGGGGGGACCACCTTAACCTCAATTCCAAGGGTGGAAAGGACTTTTTCTCCCAGCTCAAGGGTAAAGGCAAGGGCTGCGGCCACATCGACCTGCCGCACCGGATCATCCACACTGTGGGCCAGGCGGTTCATCTTTTTAACGGTGGTGTCGGCCCGCTGTATCTGCTGGCCCACCCTGCCTGCGATGGTTCCGATTCGTTCGGGATCAATGGGGTTACCCTTTTTTGCCATCAGGCATAAATCCTCCACCAGTCCTGCATTTTCATTGATGATGGCCAGTGAGTTTTTGATCTCATGGCTGATGGCAGCCATCATTTTACCAAAATAGGCAAGCCCCATGGGTTTTACTGCCTCTGTTTCCCCGTTCATATTCACACTCCCCCTGCACTTCAGCTGTTTGCGTTTGGCATGGCCTGGTTCATGAACGTTATCAGCTGATCAATATCAACGGGTTTGATCAGATAGTAAACCCCATCCGTCACCCCTTTGTTATAGTCGTCCTCTGAGCCGTGGCCTGTCAGATAGATAAATTTCATGCCGGGAGCGATTTCTTCAATTTTTTTCTTCAGCTCAATCCCCCCCATCTTGGGCATCTTGACATCCAGCACGGCAATGTCAAAATGATTTTTCCCGATGCTCTCAAGGGCCTCGTTTGCGCTTGAGACCCACTGAGCTTCAAATCCCCGGAATGAGAGGCGCTCAGCAAGGGTGGACACATATTCCACCTCATCGTCAACTAGAAGGACTCGCACGTGTTTATCTCCTTTTTATTTTTGGGTTTAAACGGCAAGGTCACTATAAAACTTGTTCCCTTGCCTATTTCACTCTTGACCTTGATACAACCGCCCGCCTCTTCCACAAGCTGATAGGTGATGGAAAGCCCCAGTCCTGTTCCGCCCTGGGCGGCTTTTTTGGTAAAAAAGGGCTCAAAAATCATCTCAAGATCTTTTTCCGGGATACCGCACCCTGTGTCTGTCAGGGTAACCATCCAATATTGATCATTTTTTTTCTGTACATCAATGGTGAGCCGGCCCTCACTGCCAATGGCTGAGAAGGCATTGTTCACGATATTGAGCAGCACCTGCTGGAGCTTTCCCCGGTCACACTCGATCTTTGGGAATCCCTCCGGAACCGAGATAAGAACCTCGATGCTTCGATACTCCGCCTCCTTTGCCAGGAATCCCAATACCTCTCTTACCACAACTTCAATGTCAATGATCTGAAAGGATTCGTCCATGTGCCGGGCAAAGTTAAGCAGCCTTTTGGTAATGGTTCCGCAGCGAGCCACCGACGAAATCACAGAGTTCACAAGGCCCATGAGCTTGTCGTCGGCGGAATACTTTTCCCGGAATACAAAAATGTCCTTGATCAGTCCTGCCTTTTCATTGATGATGGCCAAGGGGTTATTGATCTCATGGGCGACCCCTGCGGCAAGCCTTCCCACTGTGGCAAGCTTGTTGTCATACTCGATCCGGTGCATTGCCATGGCCCTTTTCCTATCGGAGAAAAACATCTGGTTGACCATATAGGTGGTGCCAAAAATAATCACCCCAAGAATCAGGGTGATGCTCAACAGCAGAAATCCGATGAGATGGGACCGGGTGGCGTACCAGGATTTCATCAGGGCAGCCTTCTGCTTTACGATCATCAGAATGAAATCGGTGTCTGGAATATAGGCGTACCCCACAAGGTACCCGGCATGATTTTCGTCGCGGTATTCATGGGCCTGGGTGCGGTCCGAATAGGGGGGAACAGGAATGTCGACCGTGGAAAGGACATTGCCGTGAAACCGGCTCGGGGTCTGAATCACCCGGTCATGGGTGATCAAAAAGGCATCGCCCTCACCGTTGAGCTCAAGGGTTGAAAGAATTTCGTTGAACTGATCCGTGTCAATCGTGGCCCGCAGCACATAGAACCCACCATCGTCGAACTCGTACTTAACGGCGATGACCAGATGGGGTTGATTACGGAACCCGAGAAACACCTCACTGATGTAAACCCCCATCTCCAGAACCTTGTTGAACCAGGCCTGGTCGGAATAATTCTTGCCCCCCAGATTATAGGCACCGGAATAGGCAATATGGATACCGCGGTCGTTGATCACCCCAAGATCGACAAACCCGCCAAATCCGGCTTCAAGGTTGTCAAGGATATGGGCCAGGCGATCCGTGTTGCTCAGAACCGAAAAATCGTTGTCGTGGACAACGAAATCCAGGGCAGCCTTACGCGCTGAAAAAAATGCGGAAATGGTCCGCTTGGTGTTGGAGACCGTTCTCCTTGTTCGAAGGGAAATCTCCGATTCAATGGAACGCTGGGTTACATTGTAATCCACCACGGTGATGGTGATCAAAGGAACCAGGGTAACCGCAGCCATGAGCAGGATCACCATGCGCCAGATCTTCCTGAAATTAAAGGTGTGCTTGGAACGGCCCTGGTCAACGCCAGTGGTCGCAAAGAATGCGGGTTTAAACTTCTCAAAAAAAGACATTTTAATCAGTACCCCCACGGGTTAGGCCTGTTTCAGGGGCGAATTTTCATCCGTCCCCACGGATCCCCGGGGCGGATTTTCATCCGCCTCCACGGTTTATACGCCCTGTTGTTTAATCTTTTCGTTGGCAAGCTTCAAGGTCTTGCTCAACAGATCAATGTCAACGGGTTTGTGAAGATAGGCAAAGGCACCGAGCTCCATACAGACCTTTTTATCGGCCTCACTGCCGTGGCCAGTCAGAATGATCACCTCAATGCCGGGCTTTGAGGCCTTGACCTTTCGGAGTACCTCAATACCATCAATTCCGGGCATCTTCAGATCCAGAATCATTACATCCGGTTCGTCCTCGTCAACGATGTTCAACGCCGATTCACCGTCATAGGCAACGGCGGAACTCATCTCCCGCATGAGAAGCCGTTCGGACAGGGTCTGAACAAACTCCCTTTCATCGTCCACCAGCAGAACCTTTGAAGGGGTTTCAAAATCAAACTTACGGTAAATGTCTGTCTGGTAAAAGCCCTTGCCGATCTCGGTTGTTACCGTCTTGACTCCCTCGACCTTCTTGGCAATGGCGGTCAGGTCCTCTTCCAGGCGTTTAAGCATCAGCACATTCTTGTTGATGGTGAGGGTTACATTCCCTGCCGTTGAAGTCACCACAACGTTATGGCCCTCTTTGGACAGGGCCGTTTCAACCCTGGCTGCCAGGAGAAAATCGGCAACTGCAAGGGCTGAAGCATCTGAATAGGCAACGGCCGGGCTCTGGGCTTTTTCAACCACAAGGGCAACGGCCTCATCCACGGAAGTTTTTCCCATGGGAATCACAATGTCGTAAAGGGTATTATCCCAGGGATCCTTGTTCCCTGCAAGGGATTCAACCCAGGCCGCAGCATTTTTATCGTTCTCCTTGATGAGTCGCAGGGCCTCTTTCTGGTTGATGCCAGAAGCTTCGGCCTCCTCGTACCGGTACTTGAGCTCTGCAATGGAACAGACCCTCAGAACATGGCTGATGTACTTTGGAATCAGATGGGCCGGAAAACCCGTTACAATCAGATTATCCTGGGCAAGCATCTCGGCCACAGCCAGCCGCATGCAGGCAATGGAGCGCTCTTTTTCATGGGTGAACTTATTAAATATTGAGGTTTTTTCAAAAAATGCCTCTTTAATTTTACCCTGACTGATATTAGACAGGGCGGCGGCCTTTGCGACGATCTCATCCTCAGTAATCAGCCTGCACCCTGTTTTTGCAACCAGGGCTGCCTCGATCTCCTTATCCTTACAGAAATTACCGCTGAACAGTGTAATGACAGACATGATATTTTCCTCTCCTGATATTTTATGCAAGCTTGCAGGTGGTTGAAAGTGGGCAATTCTGCTCCTGGCTACTCTCATGGGCATGTTCATGGACCTTGCAGATCGCCTGTTCCATGGTTGGATAGATGTGATCCCTTCCGATCTTTTCAATGAGATGGGTACGTTCAAAAACCTTTGACACAGATTCATTGACCCCGGAAAATGAGATATCAACACCGGCGCTCCTGACATTATCGATCAACAGCGACAGAAGTTCCTCACCCGATGCGTCAATGTCGTTGATGCCGTTTGAAACGATGATGATATCCTTTAACTCTTTTTTTCGAGCCATCCGGTCGTTTATCTGGTCCTCAAGATAACTTGCATTGGCAAAGAACAAAGGACCCTCAAACCGGACAAGGTCAATACGACTGCATTCCCTAAGGCCATAGGTTACGGAGCAACGAAGGGCATTGTCGTCAAACCGGGACAGAGAAGGGACCTTGGGCCGCATGCTCTTGTAAAGAAAGACCATCAGTGACAAAGCTACACCCACCATGATACCTTTGTCAAGATGGGGCGCAAAGGCAAGGGTGCACAGAAAAGTGATGATCGAAATGGCACCGTCATACCACTGGGCCCGCCATGCATGGATAAAACCCGATACATTGACAAGACCGATAACAGCCATCATGATAACGGCGGCAAGCACACTCTGGGGAAGGTTGTAAAGAAGCGGGGTGAAAAACAGCAGGACCACCACCACGGCAAGACTTGTGAAAACACTGGAGAGCCCGGTAACTGCACCGGCCTGAAGGTTGACCGCCGACCGGGAAAAAGAGCCTGAAGTAGGGTAACTCTTGCCAATGGCACCGAGAATGTTGGCAAGCCCCTGGCCGATGAGTTCCTGGTTGGGATCAAGGCGCTGGCCCGTCTTTGCGGCCATGGCCTTGGCAATGGAGATGGCTTCCATGAATCCCAGAAGCGAGATAATGGCGGCAAAGGGCAGGAGTTTAAGCATGACCTTGATGTCAAGTTTGGGTATGGAAAGGGAGGGAAGCCCCCTGGGAACGGTGCCGACCACGGCACCACCGCCCGTTACCAGAATACTGGTCGTGTCAAGCAGTCGGTTACTCACCTTGAGGCGCCAGGTTCTGCCGTCGGTTTTAACATTTTCAGGCAGATCCTGCTTGAGAAAAAGTTTAAGCGATCCGTTGTTCTGGACAACGCCGGAAAACAGAAGATTCCTCAGGGCTTCTCTCTGGAGGTGGGACATGTGGTTGAGTCGTTCAAGTTTTACGGCCGTTACATTGAAATCATGGACCGCATCCAGCACCTTGATGGTGTCTTTCTCTTTTTTGGCCTCGTCAACGGCATTGGAGCCAGCGGCCCGCTCTTCAGCAAGAACGGGAATTTCTGCAACGGTTTTGTTGAACGCCTCGATATCGGCGCGGACATCCGGCGAATCAAAGGCTGAGATATCAACATTTTCATTGTGCTCAAATCCCATGGCCCAGGCGATCACGATGGTCACAGCAACGGCCACAAGCACATTGGGAATCTTGGGAAGCATCTTTTTGAGCCCATACATGATGGCAAATGCAAGGGCCCCCATGAAAAGGGTCGGCCAGTGGGTGTAATGAACAGCAGCCTTGCACACGTTGATGATGGTTTCATAGTGGTGTTCTGACTTGTCCACATACACACCGAACATCTTGGAAAGCTGGGACGAGGCAATGATGATGGCAGCGGCATTGGTAAAACCGTTGACAACGGGGTGGGACAAAAAATTCACCACAAGCCCAAGGCGCAGTATCCCAAGGGAAAGCTGGAACACGCCGACCATAAGGGCAAGGACAATGGCATAGGCAATAAAGCCTTCACTCCCAGCCGTTGCAAGGGGTTCAAGGCTTGCCGCAGTCATCAGGGAGACAACCGCCACAGGGCCCGTGGCAAGCTGCCGGCTTGATCCAAACAGAGCCGCGATCATGGGGGGCAAAAAAGAGGCGTAAAGCCCAAAATAGGATGGCATTCCGGCCAACTGGGCATAGGCCATGGACTGGGGAATAAGCACCAGTGCCACAGTCAGTCCCGCCAGAAAATCAATCCTGAACTTGTCAAGGTTATATCCCTTGAACCATGTAATGAACGGTAATAGTTTCGTCAGCATTTAATCACCTGAATTTGGGTTAGGGGTTTAAAAAATCATGTTTTGTATTTTAAAATTTTTCTGCATGAATTGATAAGATCCATATAAAGTGCCCCGGTATCGTAAAGGTTATAAATCTTAAACCGGACCACTCCGTCTACCATGGAAAAAATCACCAGGGCTGTTTTCCGGGTATCATCGGCCAGGATGGATCCATCCTTTCGGCCGAGGGCAACGGCCCGTTCAAAAATATCCACAAGGCTGTTGTATATTTTTTCAAGATGGCTTCGGCACTCCTTGTTCACCAGGGCGAGCTTGTAGGGGTAATGGCTGTGGAGTAAAAGGAACCACTCCTCCATGGATCCTGCAAGGTAGAGATAAAAAGAGATGATCC
Coding sequences:
- a CDS encoding SulP family inorganic anion transporter, with translation MLTKLLPFITWFKGYNLDKFRIDFLAGLTVALVLIPQSMAYAQLAGMPSYFGLYASFLPPMIAALFGSSRQLATGPVAVVSLMTAASLEPLATAGSEGFIAYAIVLALMVGVFQLSLGILRLGLVVNFLSHPVVNGFTNAAAIIIASSQLSKMFGVYVDKSEHHYETIINVCKAAVHYTHWPTLFMGALAFAIMYGLKKMLPKIPNVLVAVAVTIVIAWAMGFEHNENVDISAFDSPDVRADIEAFNKTVAEIPVLAEERAAGSNAVDEAKKEKDTIKVLDAVHDFNVTAVKLERLNHMSHLQREALRNLLFSGVVQNNGSLKLFLKQDLPENVKTDGRTWRLKVSNRLLDTTSILVTGGGAVVGTVPRGLPSLSIPKLDIKVMLKLLPFAAIISLLGFMEAISIAKAMAAKTGQRLDPNQELIGQGLANILGAIGKSYPTSGSFSRSAVNLQAGAVTGLSSVFTSLAVVVVLLFFTPLLYNLPQSVLAAVIMMAVIGLVNVSGFIHAWRAQWYDGAISIITFLCTLAFAPHLDKGIMVGVALSLMVFLYKSMRPKVPSLSRFDDNALRCSVTYGLRECSRIDLVRFEGPLFFANASYLEDQINDRMARKKELKDIIIVSNGINDIDASGEELLSLLIDNVRSAGVDISFSGVNESVSKVFERTHLIEKIGRDHIYPTMEQAICKVHEHAHESSQEQNCPLSTTCKLA
- a CDS encoding TetR/AcrR family transcriptional regulator: MSKKNDILRSAITLFADRGFQDASMTEVARMGGVSGATVFYHFKSKETLFLTALETVKDGIIEEFDAYLDQHEFASGIDLVEGIISFYLYLAGSMEEWFLLLHSHYPYKLALVNKECRSHLEKIYNSLVDIFERAVALGRKDGSILADDTRKTALVIFSMVDGVVRFKIYNLYDTGALYMDLINSCRKILKYKT